From Methanococcus maripaludis, the proteins below share one genomic window:
- the hisG gene encoding ATP phosphoribosyltransferase: protein MILLALPNKGRISKPVNEILEKSGLKISVHGRSLFANTVDPEIKVMFARAKDIPEFVRDGVADVGVTGYDLMLERDTEEELEMLLDFKFGNARLVLAAPENSDVNSIEDVKDGMKIATEFPGLTKRYLEKKGLNLEIIELSGATEIAPFIGVSDLICDLTSTGTTLQLNRLKEIENVVSSTTRLVANKKSMKDPEKSAKINQVLSGIKSVMYAQSKRLIMMNAPKDKVSEITSVIPGMGGPTVSEILSNCDMLAINAVIDENKVFETVSNLEKLGARDILVVPIERIL, encoded by the coding sequence TTGATTTTACTTGCACTGCCAAACAAGGGGAGAATTTCAAAACCTGTAAACGAAATTTTGGAGAAATCAGGTTTAAAAATAAGTGTACATGGAAGAAGCCTTTTTGCAAATACTGTTGATCCAGAAATAAAAGTAATGTTTGCAAGGGCGAAAGATATTCCTGAATTTGTGCGAGATGGTGTTGCTGACGTTGGAGTTACTGGATATGACTTAATGCTTGAGCGGGATACCGAAGAAGAACTTGAAATGCTTTTGGATTTTAAATTTGGAAATGCAAGGCTCGTACTTGCAGCTCCTGAAAATTCAGATGTAAACTCAATTGAGGATGTAAAAGACGGAATGAAAATCGCAACAGAGTTTCCAGGCCTTACGAAAAGGTATTTAGAAAAAAAGGGGCTTAATTTAGAAATTATTGAATTAAGTGGTGCAACTGAAATCGCTCCTTTTATCGGCGTTTCTGACCTTATTTGTGATTTAACATCAACAGGGACAACGCTTCAATTAAACAGGTTAAAAGAAATAGAAAACGTTGTTTCATCAACAACAAGACTCGTTGCAAACAAAAAAAGTATGAAAGACCCAGAAAAAAGTGCAAAAATAAATCAGGTTCTTTCAGGAATTAAGAGTGTAATGTATGCACAGAGTAAAAGGCTGATAATGATGAACGCCCCAAAAGACAAGGTTTCAGAAATTACTTCAGTAATTCCAGGAATGGGCGGTCCAACAGTATCAGAAATTCTTTCAAACTGTGATATGCTTGCAATTAATGCAGTAATCGATGAAAATAAGGTATTTGAAACAGTTAGCAACCTCGAAAAGCTCGGGGCAAGGGATATTCTGGTTGTTCCAATAGAAAGAATACTTTAA
- the gatB gene encoding Asp-tRNA(Asn)/Glu-tRNA(Gln) amidotransferase subunit GatB encodes MSEDLSMKCGLEIHVQVDTNSKLFCQCPTNYKDVEPNTNICPVCIGHPGAKPMPPNKKAIDVAIMVAKMLDCEMVIDKDIYFQRKHYNYPDLPSGYQKTSVPIGEHGTFLGVGITEVHLEEDPGQYKPDLGTVDYNRSGTPLIEIVTDPDMKSPEEAREFLRQLMRLFRYIGHLRGEGTMRADTNISIKYNGIQGNRVEVKNVNSIRGVYKVLKYELIRQKNVLRRGGEIKMETRAFMESQMITKGMRSKETADDYRYIPDPDLQPIVLNNNWVEKVEAQMPETPMNKEKRFVEQYGIKEDDAKVLVSDLELADVFEKVVAELGNDKNGISLAVTWIRNELKRVLVYNKIEFFETNLKPEHMVELINSIKDKTISQKIGKTIIEQMVEHKGEKTPKELITEMGLTVIEDTSELEKACEEAIKNSEKAVEDYKSGNQRALNSVVGQVMKLTRGRAEPGTVVEILKKKIDG; translated from the coding sequence ATGAGCGAAGATCTATCAATGAAATGCGGTCTTGAAATTCACGTGCAGGTAGATACAAATTCTAAACTATTCTGCCAGTGCCCTACAAATTATAAGGACGTTGAACCAAACACGAACATCTGTCCGGTATGTATTGGACACCCTGGTGCAAAACCCATGCCTCCAAACAAAAAGGCAATAGATGTTGCAATAATGGTTGCAAAAATGTTGGATTGTGAAATGGTTATCGATAAAGACATCTATTTCCAGAGAAAACATTACAACTACCCGGATTTACCAAGCGGGTACCAAAAAACATCTGTTCCGATTGGAGAACACGGAACATTTTTAGGTGTTGGAATTACTGAAGTTCACCTCGAAGAAGATCCTGGACAGTATAAGCCAGATCTTGGAACTGTTGACTACAACAGGAGCGGAACTCCATTAATTGAAATCGTAACTGACCCTGATATGAAAAGCCCTGAAGAAGCGAGAGAATTTTTAAGGCAGTTAATGAGATTATTCAGGTACATCGGCCACTTAAGGGGCGAAGGTACTATGAGAGCTGACACCAACATATCTATTAAATACAACGGAATTCAGGGAAATCGGGTCGAAGTTAAAAACGTAAATTCTATAAGGGGCGTTTACAAAGTTTTAAAATACGAGTTGATAAGACAGAAAAACGTTCTTCGAAGGGGCGGAGAAATTAAAATGGAAACAAGGGCTTTCATGGAAAGTCAAATGATTACAAAAGGAATGAGAAGTAAAGAAACTGCGGACGATTACAGGTACATTCCAGATCCTGATTTACAGCCTATTGTTTTAAACAACAACTGGGTTGAAAAAGTTGAAGCCCAGATGCCAGAAACTCCAATGAACAAGGAAAAAAGGTTTGTTGAGCAGTACGGAATAAAAGAAGACGATGCAAAAGTTTTAGTTTCGGATTTAGAACTTGCAGATGTTTTCGAAAAAGTCGTAGCAGAACTTGGAAACGACAAGAATGGAATTTCGCTCGCAGTTACATGGATTAGGAATGAATTGAAGAGAGTTTTAGTTTACAACAAAATAGAATTCTTTGAAACGAATTTAAAACCAGAACACATGGTTGAATTAATTAATTCGATTAAAGATAAAACAATCAGCCAGAAAATCGGTAAAACTATCATTGAACAGATGGTTGAACATAAAGGAGAAAAAACTCCAAAAGAATTAATTACAGAAATGGGTTTAACTGTTATTGAAGACACAAGCGAACTTGAAAAAGCCTGTGAAGAAGCTATTAAAAACAGTGAAAAAGCAGTTGAAGACTATAAATCTGGAAATCAACGAGCATTAAACTCTGTTGTTGGTCAGGTTATGAAATTAACCCGCGGAAGAGCAGAACCTGGAACTGTTGTTGAAATACTTAAGAAAAAAATTGATGGATAA
- a CDS encoding UPF0058 family protein, whose translation MHKEQLMELHQFFVHVFKEMIPEGTDCVYLKTYEELDVKPHHIHKLKTEQRAAIFLLAACLAEGLSQRDDSIPENLSKRLSENAFKYINMQSEKYQNLKKVKNSIDVQCKHENVKNTV comes from the coding sequence ATGCACAAAGAACAACTAATGGAACTCCACCAATTTTTCGTGCACGTTTTCAAAGAAATGATCCCAGAGGGCACAGACTGTGTTTATTTGAAAACTTACGAAGAACTAGATGTAAAGCCCCATCATATCCACAAACTCAAAACAGAACAAAGAGCCGCTATTTTCTTACTTGCTGCATGCCTTGCAGAAGGGTTATCTCAAAGAGACGATTCAATCCCAGAAAATCTTTCAAAAAGATTGTCTGAAAACGCTTTTAAATACATAAACATGCAATCTGAGAAATATCAAAATTTAAAGAAGGTCAAAAATTCGATTGATGTTCAATGTAAACACGAAAACGTAAAAAACACGGTTTAA